ACTCAATTGTAGCAGGCCCCTCTACCTCAGATTCAATTTTAGTAGCTGCCATCACTATCTCACCACAATCATTTTAATCAGCACTACACCAATACCAGCCCTTCTCATTTCACTAAAAATAGCACCATCAAATTGAACCTGTGGAATTGCTTTTGtcaatttacatattttaaatttgcttCACTTCGTTTCCCAGATGGACCAATGGCCCAGGTCTTTCACATGGATTTCCCTTAGAGGATCATAAAGCTTATTTAAGTTTAGCATTATGATAGAACTTTTCCTATATTTGAGTTTGAATTGCTCTAAATGTTATTTATAAGAGGGCCAAATGACTAATTGCAGGCTCTAATATAGCAGGACAAGGTCGAGTATAGTTAAAGAACATTAGTAATTGCCGCTTGCAATATTTCTTAGATTGCTCTTAGTTTTAGCTGATTCATTTGGAGAAATATCATCCTATCGTGTGATTCTCTTGTTTAAATTGGTCAGTTCTTGATATGGAATCTACAaccttgaataattttttatttgttatcattCTCCAGGTGCCGTGTTTGTAGTCAGATCCTCCCAACATTCTGCCAGCTGAGTAACAGTTTCCCAAAGCTTTCTTTCATATACGCAGATATAGATGAATGCCCACAAACAACTCAGCAAATTCGTTATACACCTACATTTCATTTTTACCGGGATGGTGAAAAAGTAGATGAGATGTTTGGTGCTGGAGAAGAGCGGTTGCATGATCGTGTGTGGTTGCACTCCTGAAGGCTTTTCTCATGGCTAACAAAAGCATTCAAGTTTGGCTCACAATCTGTTGGTAGTCTTTctgtaatatagttatatatttttctttccttttaccTGTGAGGGTGACATGAATGGGCGAACGTAAAGATCAGATGTCTTCAAGCTGCTATAGGTTCAAAGATTATGTGATTGTATCTCCTAATCATGAACTGCAAACTATGTACGACAGTGTTAAATCAGCATTTGATAGATTATCAGCTTATTCGCAGTTtcttctaacttgttttgactATCAACTGGTTCAAAATGACGAGGATTAGCATTGgctttatcaaaattttcaaaatttgataaagagtacatatttttcataaatttaaaatctctctATCTATAACTCcatattaaattagtcattagatttatcaaaataataatataatattatttttttaataatgatgtttttaatttttttttcatattttacaattacactaaccatatgcacattaataatttaatttgataattaaattattgtttctcaactaatttttttcctcaacctaattacCAAACAACCACATTTCACAAACTAATTTTCAATGGATTTTGGCAAAAACACCTCACAAAGCCGTTTGTAGCTTTTattaggaataaaaaaaaaaaccaaagacgTCTCCCACACTTGCATATGTACATCTCCATAAAGTATGAGCAAGAGGCTAAGTCACAATGCATCTGTGTGGATTAAACTGgaataacaaatatatttggTTGATGGACAGTAacccttcaaatttaaaagaccCATCCATTTACCGTAGTTCAAAACTTCCCACTCATCCTTTTAGTTAATCTAATGTAACTatgttttgatgaaatttattatattttgcatttggctaggctgttgatgaagccaatgccaatgctaaGGAGAGTATTATAACCGAAAATGAATCAATTGAAACAAATGACATTGTAGAGTCCACGTCAACCATGCAGGTTGGCCGCGGAAACAATACATGAACAATGGAGTGGTAaaagctgaagaaaaaaatagagagtgaTAAATGGTGAATGACAGATGCTGCGAATGCTACAAAATCCCTCTTTATGAAACACCTCAACTTAACGCAAACATCTCTCTCCACTTCTCATCTTGAGCTGTAATGGGTATACTCGACATCTGAAGTACGCATCGAAGGCAATTTATTCTTTCTCTGCAAGCATATAAGGATGGCTACAAAATGAACCAATTGTTGACTCAAGCCTTAGGCTTGAGGATCTTTACTGTTTCCCATGTAAAATCTGAATCATCACGGCCGAAATGACCATAAGCAGCAGTCTTTTGGTACCTGAAATTACCTCCTCTCTTAAGATCTAGATGGATGGCAATCATTCCTGGCCTAAAGTCGAAATTCTCCTTAATCAGAGCCAGAATGTCCTTGTCTGGAATCTTCCCTGTTTTGTAGGTGTCCACAAAAACTGACAGTGGTTCCGGCACACCTATGGCATAAGAAACCTGCACAATACAGCGTCGGGCAAGCCCTGAAGCCACCACACTCTTTGCTGCCTGCCTAACAATATATGCACCACTCCGGTCCACCTTTGTTGGGTCCTTCCCTGAGAAGGCACCTCCACCATGAGCACCCCACCCACCATAGGTATCGATAATGATCTTCCGACCAGTAAGCCCTGCATCTCCATGAGGTCCACCAATGACAAACCGACCCGACGGATTGAGGTGGAATATGGTCTTGTCATCAAGATACTGGGATGGAATGACAGGCTTGATCACATGCTCTTTCAAATCCTTGGCAATCTGCTCATTTGTCACAGTCTCATcatgttgagttgagatgagaacAGTGTGCACCCGGATAGGGACCATGGCTCCATTTTCATTCTGATACTCAACAGTCACTTGAGTCTTACCATCAGGCCTCAGCCATGAGCATGTGTTATTCTTTCTGACCTCGGTGAGCTTGGCACCGAGTTTGGTAGCAAGAACATGAGTAAGCGGCATGAATTCAGGTGTCTCATCTGTAGCATAGCCAAACATGTGGCCTTGATCACCAGCTCCAATTTCCTCAGGTTTCTTGGTGAGGTGGCCATGAACTCCTTGGGCAATGTCAGGGCTCTGTTGCTCGATGTTGACTAGGACCTTGCAGTTATCTGCATCAAGACCAACATCTGGTGACACAAACCCTATGCCTCTGCAAGTATCTCGAACTATTTTCTCATAGTCTACTTTAGCCTTCGTCGTGATCTCCCCGAAGACCATGACCATGTTAGTCTTTGTGCAGGTCTCGCAGGCAACTTTGCTCTCTGGGTCTTGCTCTAGGCAAGCATCAAGGATGGCATCTGAGACCTGGTCGCAGAGCTTGTCAGGGTGGCCCTCATTGACAGATTCAGAGGTGAAGAGGAAGGTATCCATCTCTATACTGGGGaaagagataagataagttaGTGATCCTCCACTTAAGCACAACAAAGAAGTGGAGTTTCATGCTTTAACTTGTAATCGACACTATCGAGCATGAAGACGAACATTAAAATGTAAAGGAATGATATACAAACACTAATCTCACACAGAGTACCCAATTCCATTAGCCAATTATCTGGAATGACTCAAAGTAATAACCATGATTAACTGGTCTTCAAGTTGTAGATCTAGCGGCCAATATTCTAGATAAGGTTGCTCGATGAACAGCTAAAAGCAATAACCACAATAAATGCAAGCAGCAAGGTAGATTGGGTACGACATGTGAGATATAATAACAACAAATCCAAACCTAATACCCCTACTGTCTACCACATTATATCATGCAATCACATTTAGGAGATTTGCAATGCAGACTGACCCCATGATCTTACTTATTACTTAGCATCAATGCAGGTGCCTTTGGATCACATTAGAATATGAGATCTAAATATGTTAACAAGAAAAACATAAATGCAAACGTCAATTAGTTTTCGTGTTGTTAATCTCAGGAGTCACATGACTCAATCCACAGCAGTCCCGCATAGATCTAGACTCTAGTGATCTAGTGGAATGGAAATTAACAACACCATATATAACCAAAGAAATCAACCACATCAAATAAAGGAACATAAATAGACAACTCAATTAATGGTGTACAAACACAAGATCCGATGCTGTCAATTAGAGTAGAGGAAAACAGATCAAAATTGAATGTTGTTCGATGAAAGGAATAATTGATGTAAAAACAAATGCAgaactcaaaaagaaaagaacaaaaagaaaattgttggCATGATGGAATGAACGTAAGAAGATTGATACAGATCTAGAACAGACCTGGAACCGTACGTATGTATGTGACAGAGGAAAGAGAAGAGGGGAAGAAAGATGGGAAGGGTGCGGATTTATATAGTAGAGAGAGTGGCGGTGGCGAGAGAGAAATTACGTCTGACTCGCTCTTTCGTTTCTTAATTTTCTCTGTGCTTTTGATTTGTGCGGTGGCCTTGGTTCATGTGTGCGCTCTTTTTATCGCATTCCTGCCCGCTGTATTCGCAGGCTGGCTTTCCAGTTTGCATCAACCACCTACTCCATATGGTCAGTTTGTGGGTCCCAGTCTGTACCAAATTTGCATTTTTACGTCTCTTGCAAATAGACGGTTGAGATTGAACCAGACGTATCGAATGGGTGGAGAGTAGTGGAGCTCCACTACCACACCATCTGGGTCGTCCCTGATATTCTTTCTTACATCGCCATGTGCTGATTGGGGGACATGATCCCAAGTACAGGACTCTCAGATCCAGAGCCAAGATCTCGAAGTTACAGGACAGCGAAGCTTCCCTTGGACATTATTGAATTATTCAGGAATTCAAAAGGTGTCTCCACTTGTTCACGACCCAACACATAAGgcttaaatctctctctctcaccaaatGGGACAGTACCACATGGATTGAAAGGACAAAattataagagtaatgctacctattcttataatttttatttatatttttatttataaaactcattttcttagttttgttttaatttcaaattttaaattttaaattttattaattttcaacatattaataacatctaaaaaaaaatttgtaagtctttattaaatacaaataatatttttctaattttaatgtCTGAATAGCTGATTACAGGTAAGGTGCATGTTGTACCATTAATTTGCAGCAAAAACGTCAAAAGGACAATTTGTAAATGGATCGTGAAGCAAGGTCTAACGGTTGCTTATTTTATGCAATATGTTTTGATGGTAGCTGAATCCATTTTTACTTGAAAATTGGTACCCTTGAACCTCCAAATATGTCAAACGTGAATTACAAAATCTCTAATTCAAGCTTTATTcgattatatatgtttgttcaAAGAGGACTGCTATAATTACAAAGatattacacaaaaataatctcacaaactgacgtagtttcatgtgattcgttagatctattttataataaaaataactttacgaTCTAATGAaccatatgaaattatttcaatttgtgtgattatttttgcataattcatttgtaactaaaatatttctattgTTCAAATACGAGTTAAGCTCAAGGTTATCATCCAATTAGTCCTTAAGTTCACAAACAACTCTGTTACGGATACACCAACTTAATTGTGGACAATAGCCAGAGATGCATTCAATGGGACGTGGGTTGCACGCAAGGGAAGTAAACCCTCAGTAAATGAGTCTGAATAGAGTACTATAGTCAACTGCGAGATGTTTGTTGgtttatatttatcaaatatggcTGCTCACCAACTTGCCAAGGCTGCTCTAATCTGTTCTGAGGATTTATATGATATTGAAGAGTGTCCTTCATGCATTTACTCAATTGTAATAAGAGAGATGTTGTAAGCTCTTCttattaatgagatcagtttcattttaaaaaaaaaaaaaagtagagtatATATTAGGCCTACTACATATAGTACTTTTTGTGACGGACGAAACcgacatacaaaaaaaaaaaaacaaaaatggcaCTATATACTTTACTTGACATAAAAAAGTCGTCACCAAACCGACACAAGAACCACATTACCAAATAAATGTTGTGTCAGTTTACTATTTAACCATcacagaatatattttttgtgacaattgTATATTCTCCATTCGGTTTATTGTTCAAACGTGATACTCAATTTGTG
This genomic interval from Juglans regia cultivar Chandler chromosome 3, Walnut 2.0, whole genome shotgun sequence contains the following:
- the LOC109019121 gene encoding thioredoxin-like 3-3, encoding MEGGAGLSGDEDSAGKESDFTLSRHRNLKTASSDQNLMNILQEIKSSKTPAVINYGASWCRVCSQILPTFCQLSNSFPKLSFIYADIDECPQTTQQIRYTPTFHFYRDGEKVDEMFGAGEERLHDRVWLHS
- the LOC109019125 gene encoding S-adenosylmethionine synthase 2, with protein sequence MDTFLFTSESVNEGHPDKLCDQVSDAILDACLEQDPESKVACETCTKTNMVMVFGEITTKAKVDYEKIVRDTCRGIGFVSPDVGLDADNCKVLVNIEQQSPDIAQGVHGHLTKKPEEIGAGDQGHMFGYATDETPEFMPLTHVLATKLGAKLTEVRKNNTCSWLRPDGKTQVTVEYQNENGAMVPIRVHTVLISTQHDETVTNEQIAKDLKEHVIKPVIPSQYLDDKTIFHLNPSGRFVIGGPHGDAGLTGRKIIIDTYGGWGAHGGGAFSGKDPTKVDRSGAYIVRQAAKSVVASGLARRCIVQVSYAIGVPEPLSVFVDTYKTGKIPDKDILALIKENFDFRPGMIAIHLDLKRGGNFRYQKTAAYGHFGRDDSDFTWETVKILKPKA